Proteins encoded in a region of the Paramagnetospirillum magneticum AMB-1 genome:
- a CDS encoding alpha-glucosidase/alpha-galactosidase, translating into MKNITKIAFLGAGSMSFGLSTFRDMFSSDTLAGSTLVLVDHNPEALARMKALAERMNAEGKAGMIIESTTDRREAFDGASVVINSVAIDRMRLWKHDFEIPKKYGIRQTLGENGGPGGLFFTMRTLPLIFEITRDMEELCPDALFLNFSNPESRIVLALGKYSPIKSMGLCHGIFMARGAICHITGVPWHDAECWGIGLNHFQWMLQVRNRWTGEDMYPLLRAKEPGFDPTFQPFSRKMFNIYGLWPSCSDDHMGEYLAFGWEGGEHGHDYAGDARERVELQEAIEGVLAGGPLPDEWKHSVGERTNVVVDGLINNRHHYLESAVLMNNGTIPNLPPDLAVEVPAIVDAAGVHPVSLGPLPESIQKLALVQAGVQQLSVEAAVHASKELALQALLADPVVNSSDAAVKLLDELWEINKPYIRKCV; encoded by the coding sequence ATGAAGAACATCACCAAGATCGCCTTTCTCGGCGCCGGCAGCATGTCGTTCGGCCTGTCCACCTTCCGCGACATGTTCTCGTCGGACACCCTGGCCGGCTCCACCCTGGTGCTGGTGGACCATAATCCCGAGGCCCTGGCCCGCATGAAGGCCCTGGCCGAGCGCATGAATGCCGAGGGCAAGGCCGGCATGATCATCGAAAGCACCACCGATCGCCGCGAAGCCTTCGACGGCGCCTCGGTGGTAATCAATTCGGTGGCCATCGACCGCATGCGGCTGTGGAAGCATGATTTCGAGATTCCCAAAAAATACGGCATCCGCCAGACCCTGGGCGAGAACGGCGGGCCGGGCGGGCTGTTCTTCACCATGCGGACCCTGCCGCTGATCTTCGAGATCACCCGGGACATGGAGGAACTGTGCCCCGACGCCCTGTTCCTCAACTTTTCCAACCCGGAAAGCCGCATCGTGCTGGCGCTGGGCAAGTACAGCCCCATCAAGTCCATGGGGCTGTGCCACGGCATCTTCATGGCCCGGGGCGCCATCTGCCACATCACCGGGGTGCCATGGCACGACGCCGAGTGCTGGGGGATCGGCCTCAATCACTTCCAGTGGATGCTGCAGGTCCGCAACCGCTGGACCGGCGAGGACATGTATCCCCTGCTGCGGGCCAAGGAGCCCGGCTTCGACCCCACTTTCCAGCCGTTCAGCCGCAAGATGTTCAATATCTACGGCCTGTGGCCGAGCTGCAGCGACGACCACATGGGCGAGTACCTGGCCTTCGGCTGGGAAGGCGGCGAGCACGGCCACGACTATGCCGGCGACGCCCGGGAACGGGTGGAACTGCAAGAGGCCATCGAGGGTGTCCTGGCGGGCGGCCCCCTGCCCGACGAATGGAAGCACTCGGTGGGCGAGCGCACCAACGTGGTGGTCGACGGCCTGATCAACAACCGCCACCACTACCTGGAATCGGCGGTGCTGATGAACAACGGCACCATCCCCAACCTGCCGCCCGACCTGGCGGTCGAGGTTCCGGCCATCGTGGACGCAGCCGGAGTGCATCCCGTCTCGCTGGGGCCGCTGCCCGAATCGATTCAGAAGCTGGCCCTGGTTCAGGCCGGCGTGCAGCAATTGTCGGTGGAAGCCGCGGTGCACGCCTCCAAGGAACTGGCGCTGCAGGCGCTGCTGGCCGATCCTGTGGTCAATTCCTCGGACGCCGCGGTCAAGCTGTTGGACGAATTGTGGGAGATCAACAAGCCCTATATCCGCAAATGCGTCTGA
- a CDS encoding bacteriohemerythrin yields MKAERLHWDFWSEELAIGHAAIDDDHKRILAGIERLAKAFQLGDGDAALSDGLALIVDYSRHHFEREERMLAAAGYAHLEHHRARHQSFCDYVAHASKADGGIDHGALLSYLVDWWVGHIASEDKLYRPALKGKEEAIAAAFGPHERGAA; encoded by the coding sequence ATGAAGGCCGAGCGTTTGCATTGGGACTTCTGGAGCGAGGAACTCGCCATCGGCCATGCCGCCATCGATGATGATCACAAGCGGATTCTCGCCGGGATCGAGCGGCTGGCCAAGGCGTTCCAACTGGGCGACGGCGATGCGGCGCTCAGCGACGGACTGGCCCTGATCGTCGATTACTCCCGGCATCACTTCGAGCGGGAGGAGCGCATGCTGGCGGCGGCCGGCTATGCCCATCTCGAGCACCACCGCGCCCGCCATCAAAGCTTTTGCGACTATGTGGCCCACGCCTCCAAGGCCGATGGCGGCATCGATCACGGCGCCCTGTTGTCCTATCTGGTGGACTGGTGGGTGGGTCATATCGCCTCCGAAGACAAGCTTTACCGTCCGGCCCTGAAGGGTAAGGAAGAGGCCATCGCCGCCGCGTTCGGCCCCCATGAGAGGGGGGCTGCATGA
- the aat gene encoding leucyl/phenylalanyl-tRNA--protein transferase, which translates to MRPLTADLLLRAYASGVFPMARSRDENRLYWVDPEQRGILPLEAFHVPKSLRRTLRSERFDIRCDTAFEAVMRACGEATADRPETWINEQIIRLFVELFELGLGHSVEVWQDGELVGGLYGLALGAAFFGESMFSRRTDASKVALVHLVARLRHGGFRLLDTQFVTEHLKQFGAQEISRAAYQDRLADALAETAWFDRNATVAWEVALV; encoded by the coding sequence ATGCGCCCACTGACCGCCGACCTGTTGCTGCGCGCCTATGCCTCGGGTGTCTTTCCCATGGCCCGGTCGCGCGATGAGAACCGCCTGTACTGGGTCGATCCGGAGCAGCGCGGAATTCTGCCGCTGGAGGCCTTCCATGTGCCGAAAAGCCTGCGCAGGACCTTGCGGTCGGAGCGGTTCGACATTCGCTGCGACACCGCCTTCGAGGCGGTGATGCGCGCCTGCGGCGAAGCCACCGCCGACCGCCCCGAGACCTGGATCAACGAACAGATCATCCGCCTGTTCGTCGAGCTGTTCGAACTGGGTCTGGGCCATTCGGTGGAGGTCTGGCAGGACGGGGAACTGGTGGGCGGCCTTTACGGCCTGGCCCTTGGAGCCGCCTTTTTCGGGGAAAGCATGTTCTCGCGCCGCACCGACGCCTCGAAGGTGGCGCTGGTCCATCTGGTGGCTCGGCTGCGCCACGGCGGCTTCCGGCTTCTGGACACCCAGTTCGTCACCGAACACCTGAAGCAGTTCGGCGCCCAGGAGATATCGCGTGCAGCCTATCAGGACCGGCTGGCGGACGCTCTGGCCGAGACGGCATGGTTCGACCGCAACGCCACGGTAGCGTGGGAAGTGGCCCTGGTCTAA
- a CDS encoding ATP-binding protein, translating to MDAVRPAGLGESDESEALGFRRLRRWLVAGFVAANLFFAIAYLVMVWLGPRYALEEAGRSTSTLALALSEQVEATIRSEAAILTSLQREIRSRGGVAAFDETAWYQMFMAHLDLFSDDPADKPMHALFFVDSTGIASASSVSNPTRQADASMRPYFIFHRDHPGDELHISEISQSKITGLWVFFLTQRINGPDGSFQGVLGMSLRINRFEELFAHLRLPADGSIVIQRLDGAPLFRHPFTEAFATSQPGSLPRVAGMVAKGAGAHEQVSPFDGKTRIIGYNVGRHYPILASATVTREGALAGWYRTLSWFTGLGLAALGLGAILFIFALKHLGSLEREARMRRLSQTVDQNPNMILTTDSRGVIDYANSSFYRFTGFEPDQVIGATPRILKSDETPPEVFVDLWQTIRAGREWRGELVNRRRDGQTYWASVVISPVLDEESGLCGFVGMQEDISERKRIEGRVAELVAELKRSNEELENFAYVASHDLRQPLRMINSYLGLLRKRLAASFDQEAEEFFAFASDGARRLDLMIVDLLEFSRIGKQSTREMLDLNGVVADGMQNLAVAIRDCGAEISVAPGLPTIPGDRSELTRLFQNLIGNALKYCPEERKPVVDISCRDGGREWILSVRDNGIGIEAECLEKVFGIFQRMVSRDKYEGTGIGLAVCRKIAEHHGGRIWVESVVDHGSTFHVALPKA from the coding sequence ATGGATGCCGTTAGGCCGGCGGGTCTCGGCGAGTCCGACGAGTCCGAGGCATTGGGATTCCGCCGGTTGCGCCGGTGGCTGGTTGCGGGTTTCGTGGCCGCCAACCTGTTTTTCGCCATCGCCTACCTGGTCATGGTGTGGCTGGGGCCGCGCTACGCCCTGGAGGAGGCCGGACGCTCCACGAGCACCCTGGCCCTGGCGCTGTCCGAGCAGGTGGAGGCGACTATTCGCTCCGAGGCCGCCATCCTGACCTCGCTGCAGCGCGAGATCCGGAGCCGGGGCGGCGTGGCGGCCTTCGATGAAACCGCGTGGTACCAGATGTTCATGGCTCATCTGGACCTTTTCAGCGACGATCCCGCCGACAAGCCCATGCACGCCCTGTTCTTCGTGGATTCCACTGGCATCGCCTCGGCCAGTTCGGTCAGCAACCCTACCCGGCAGGCCGACGCCTCCATGCGGCCGTATTTCATCTTTCACCGCGATCATCCCGGCGACGAACTGCATATCTCCGAGATTTCCCAGTCCAAGATCACCGGATTGTGGGTTTTCTTTCTGACCCAGAGGATCAACGGGCCGGATGGTTCGTTTCAGGGCGTGCTCGGCATGTCGCTGCGCATCAACCGGTTCGAGGAGCTGTTCGCCCATCTTCGCCTGCCCGCCGACGGGTCCATCGTCATCCAGCGTCTGGACGGGGCGCCCTTGTTCCGCCACCCCTTCACCGAGGCCTTCGCCACCTCCCAGCCGGGCAGCCTTCCCCGCGTGGCCGGCATGGTGGCCAAGGGGGCGGGCGCCCACGAGCAGGTCAGCCCCTTCGACGGTAAGACCCGCATCATCGGCTATAACGTCGGACGGCATTATCCCATCCTGGCCTCGGCCACGGTGACGCGCGAGGGCGCGCTGGCCGGCTGGTACCGCACCTTGTCGTGGTTCACCGGGCTGGGGCTGGCCGCTCTGGGCTTGGGCGCGATACTGTTCATATTCGCGCTGAAGCATTTGGGAAGCCTGGAGCGCGAGGCCCGCATGCGGCGCCTGTCCCAGACCGTCGACCAAAATCCCAACATGATCCTCACCACGGATTCCCGGGGGGTGATCGACTACGCCAATTCCAGCTTCTACCGTTTCACCGGCTTTGAGCCCGACCAGGTGATCGGCGCCACGCCGCGCATTCTCAAGTCCGACGAGACGCCGCCCGAGGTCTTCGTCGATCTGTGGCAGACCATCCGGGCGGGGCGGGAATGGCGTGGCGAGTTGGTCAATCGTCGCAGGGACGGCCAAACCTATTGGGCATCCGTGGTCATCTCGCCGGTGCTCGACGAGGAAAGCGGGCTCTGCGGCTTCGTCGGCATGCAGGAGGATATCAGCGAGCGCAAGCGCATCGAAGGGCGGGTGGCGGAATTGGTCGCCGAGCTCAAGCGATCCAACGAGGAGCTTGAGAATTTCGCCTACGTTGCCTCTCACGACCTGCGCCAGCCGCTGCGCATGATCAATTCCTATCTCGGCCTGCTGCGCAAGCGGCTGGCCGCCTCCTTCGACCAGGAAGCCGAAGAGTTCTTCGCCTTTGCCTCTGACGGCGCCAGACGTCTGGACCTCATGATTGTCGACCTGCTGGAGTTTTCGCGCATCGGCAAGCAATCGACCCGGGAGATGCTCGACCTCAATGGGGTGGTGGCCGACGGGATGCAGAATCTTGCCGTGGCCATCCGCGATTGTGGGGCGGAGATCAGCGTGGCCCCCGGCCTGCCGACCATTCCGGGAGACCGGTCCGAGCTGACCCGCCTGTTCCAGAACCTGATCGGCAACGCCCTGAAATACTGCCCCGAGGAGCGCAAGCCGGTGGTGGACATCTCGTGCCGCGATGGCGGGCGGGAATGGATCCTTTCCGTCAGGGACAACGGCATCGGCATCGAGGCGGAGTGCCTGGAGAAGGTCTTCGGAATCTTCCAGCGCATGGTCAGCCGCGACAAGTATGAAGGCACCGGCATCGGTCTTGCGGTGTGCCGCAAGATCGCCGAGCACCACGGCGGCCGCATCTGGGTCGAGTCCGTGGTTGACCACGGCTCGACCTTCCACGTCGCCCTTCCCAAGGCATGA
- a CDS encoding outer membrane lipid asymmetry maintenance protein MlaD, with translation MVSRIDRDTVTGGAVMLVGALLLMLAFAVGGKSADSGDGYALKARFNRADGINVGSAVRLSGTVVGKVVEQSLDERYRAVLTLQLRKDIQLTLDTAAVIYTDGLLGAKFIELKPGGDDQMLKAGAEIQYTQDAVVIEDLLDMIIQQGRAKRGYLDKPLPSTTN, from the coding sequence ATGGTCAGCCGCATAGATCGCGATACCGTGACGGGCGGCGCCGTCATGCTGGTCGGCGCCCTGCTGCTGATGCTGGCCTTTGCGGTCGGCGGCAAGAGCGCGGACAGTGGCGACGGCTATGCGCTCAAGGCCCGCTTCAACCGCGCCGACGGCATCAACGTGGGCAGTGCCGTGCGCCTGTCGGGCACCGTGGTCGGCAAGGTGGTGGAGCAGAGCCTGGACGAGCGCTATCGCGCCGTCCTGACCTTGCAACTGCGCAAGGACATCCAGTTGACCCTGGACACGGCGGCGGTGATCTATACCGACGGCCTGCTGGGCGCCAAATTCATCGAACTCAAGCCCGGCGGCGACGACCAGATGCTGAAGGCCGGGGCCGAAATTCAATATACCCAGGATGCGGTGGTCATCGAGGACCTGCTGGACATGATCATCCAGCAGGGTCGCGCCAAGCGCGGCTATCTCGACAAGCCTCTGCCCTCCACCACCAATTGA
- a CDS encoding glycosyltransferase family 39 protein — protein MHRTDAYKLTVSGLALLALTLFAYPVLRVGTALEIDYNEGWNAYQQIRAMAGASLYSADTPLFVNNYPPLSFYLVGLLGTLIGNMVLAGRLLSLLAVAVIALSAAMVARAAGARRIDAVLSGSAALGMLSGFAADYVGVNDPQLLAQGLLCAGFAIYVHRRGGAARLPLVALLFATGLLCKHNVLALPLVTTIHLIWRGSNRDRALYLGTGLALAALALAVIEAKFGAGFFKNLLASRQYDAARGVILSTEMLDLLQAPIAVVGLYFLLGRDGRIATKVGAYLGLSLALAMGFSGGAGVDTNIFFDAMIACAMGAGPAVAWLRARPGSGPKACAALALAVHAGLLFHMPIALGRFGVDMAGDLKEREALFLDDVAWLKTVPGPAICESLLLCLKAGKPMWIDAYGATQAITNGRVPPDTLTGMLARHEVAVVQMVSRRAHPADDAKGAQSMPPRFINFADDVFDELDRSYQLRHTGITGRFYLPK, from the coding sequence GTGCACAGAACCGATGCCTACAAGCTGACCGTCTCCGGACTGGCCCTCCTGGCGCTGACCCTGTTCGCCTATCCCGTCCTCCGGGTTGGTACGGCGCTGGAGATCGATTACAACGAGGGCTGGAACGCGTATCAGCAGATACGGGCCATGGCCGGCGCGTCACTGTATTCGGCGGACACGCCCCTGTTCGTCAACAACTACCCGCCGCTGTCCTTCTATCTGGTGGGGCTGCTGGGCACGCTGATCGGCAACATGGTTCTGGCCGGTCGGCTTCTGTCGCTGCTGGCGGTGGCCGTCATCGCCCTGTCCGCCGCCATGGTCGCGCGCGCCGCCGGCGCCAGGCGCATCGACGCGGTTCTTTCTGGCTCGGCGGCGCTAGGCATGCTGTCGGGCTTCGCCGCCGATTACGTGGGCGTCAACGATCCGCAATTGCTGGCCCAGGGCCTGCTGTGCGCAGGCTTCGCAATTTACGTCCACCGCCGAGGCGGGGCGGCGCGGCTGCCGCTGGTGGCTTTGCTGTTCGCGACCGGGCTGCTGTGCAAGCACAACGTCCTGGCCCTGCCGCTGGTGACCACGATTCATCTGATCTGGAGGGGCAGCAACCGCGACCGCGCCCTGTATCTGGGTACCGGACTGGCGTTGGCCGCCTTGGCCCTGGCGGTCATCGAGGCCAAGTTCGGCGCCGGATTCTTCAAGAATCTGCTGGCGTCACGCCAATATGACGCGGCGCGCGGAGTTATCCTCAGCACCGAGATGCTCGATCTTCTCCAGGCGCCCATCGCCGTGGTCGGCCTCTACTTCCTGTTGGGCCGTGACGGGCGTATCGCCACCAAGGTGGGAGCCTATCTCGGACTCAGTCTGGCGTTGGCCATGGGCTTTTCCGGCGGTGCGGGGGTCGATACCAACATCTTCTTCGACGCCATGATCGCCTGTGCCATGGGCGCCGGCCCGGCCGTCGCCTGGCTGCGCGCCCGTCCGGGTTCCGGACCGAAGGCGTGCGCCGCGCTGGCCCTGGCCGTCCATGCCGGATTGCTGTTCCACATGCCCATCGCCCTTGGCCGCTTCGGCGTCGATATGGCGGGCGATCTGAAAGAGCGCGAGGCGCTGTTCCTGGACGATGTGGCTTGGCTGAAGACCGTTCCAGGCCCGGCCATCTGCGAATCCCTGCTGCTTTGCCTCAAGGCCGGCAAGCCCATGTGGATCGATGCCTATGGCGCCACCCAGGCCATCACCAACGGCCGCGTGCCGCCCGATACCCTGACCGGCATGCTGGCCCGCCACGAAGTCGCCGTGGTGCAGATGGTCAGCCGCCGCGCCCACCCCGCCGACGACGCCAAAGGCGCCCAATCCATGCCGCCGCGCTTCATCAATTTCGCCGACGACGTCTTCGACGAGTTGGATCGCTCTTACCAGTTGCGCCATACCGGCATCACCGGACGGTTCTACCTGCCGAAATAG
- a CDS encoding nicotinate phosphoribosyltransferase: MRGGLNPILAVDSYKASHKWQYPPGTEYVSSYVEARADNSGLDLPGTLVFGLQPLLRTLAAHPVGEADIVRAARLFAAHGVPFHEEGWRHILSRHGGRLPVEIRAVAEGTLVPFSNVVAQVVNTDPQAFWLTSYLETMLQRALWYPSTVATVSWAVKRILREFWLLTSDDAEGSLDFKLHDFGARGASSGESAALGGLAHLVNFKGTDTVEALLAAEEHYAEPMAGYSIPAAEHSTITSWGRQGEVDAYANMLEQFGGPGRLVAVVSDSYDVFHAVENLWGRELRAQVLDMGGTLVIRPDSGDPVDVVSQVLRLAAAAFGSTRNSKGFRILNPAVRVIQGDGVNPKSIRAILARMVEDGFAIDNIAFGMGGALLQKVDRDTFSWAMKASAVRVAGQWRDVYKEPVTDGGKGSKRGRLALVRDPAEGLRTVRLEDCPAGEDLLRPVFRDGTLLVEDSLAQVRHRAYFGR; the protein is encoded by the coding sequence ATGAGGGGCGGTCTCAATCCCATCCTGGCGGTGGACAGCTACAAGGCCAGCCACAAGTGGCAATACCCGCCGGGGACGGAATACGTGTCCTCCTATGTGGAGGCGCGGGCCGACAACAGTGGCCTGGACCTTCCCGGCACTCTGGTGTTCGGCCTCCAGCCCCTGCTGCGCACCCTGGCCGCCCATCCGGTGGGTGAGGCGGATATCGTGCGGGCGGCGCGCCTGTTCGCGGCCCATGGCGTTCCCTTCCACGAGGAAGGGTGGCGCCACATCCTGAGCCGCCATGGCGGGCGGCTTCCCGTGGAGATCCGGGCGGTAGCCGAGGGGACGCTGGTGCCGTTCTCCAACGTGGTGGCCCAGGTGGTCAACACCGATCCCCAGGCATTCTGGCTGACCTCCTATCTGGAGACCATGCTGCAGCGGGCCCTGTGGTATCCCTCGACGGTGGCCACCGTCTCCTGGGCGGTGAAGCGGATCTTGCGGGAATTCTGGCTGCTGACATCGGACGATGCCGAGGGCAGCCTGGACTTCAAGCTGCACGATTTCGGGGCGCGCGGCGCATCCTCGGGGGAAAGCGCCGCCCTGGGCGGATTGGCCCATCTGGTCAACTTCAAGGGCACCGACACCGTCGAGGCGCTGCTGGCCGCCGAGGAGCATTACGCCGAGCCCATGGCCGGCTATTCCATTCCCGCCGCCGAACACTCCACCATCACTAGCTGGGGGCGGCAGGGCGAGGTCGACGCCTATGCCAACATGCTCGAGCAGTTCGGCGGGCCGGGGCGTCTGGTGGCGGTGGTGTCGGATTCCTACGACGTGTTTCACGCCGTCGAGAACCTTTGGGGGCGGGAATTGCGCGCCCAGGTGCTGGACATGGGCGGAACCCTGGTGATCCGCCCCGATTCCGGCGATCCGGTGGATGTGGTGTCCCAGGTGCTGCGCCTGGCCGCCGCCGCCTTCGGCTCGACCCGAAATTCCAAGGGCTTTCGCATCCTCAATCCGGCAGTCCGGGTCATCCAGGGCGATGGGGTCAATCCCAAATCCATTCGGGCCATCCTCGCCCGCATGGTCGAGGATGGCTTCGCCATCGACAATATTGCCTTCGGCATGGGTGGCGCGCTGCTGCAGAAAGTGGACCGCGACACCTTTTCGTGGGCCATGAAGGCTTCGGCGGTGCGGGTGGCCGGCCAGTGGCGCGACGTCTACAAGGAACCGGTGACCGATGGCGGCAAGGGCTCCAAGCGGGGCCGTCTGGCCCTGGTCCGCGATCCGGCGGAAGGCCTGCGCACCGTAAGGCTCGAGGATTGTCCGGCGGGGGAAGACCTTCTCCGCCCGGTCTTCCGCGACGGAACCCTGCTGGTCGAGGACAGTCTGGCCCAGGTGCGCCACCGGGCCTATTTCGGCAGGTAG
- a CDS encoding MlaD family protein produces the protein MGRNLIETIMGAVVLAVAGFFLVFAYTHANLKKIEGYEITGTFASVGGLDTGADVKINGIKVGTVAAQTLDPVTYDAVVKLSIAHGISLPSDTVASVSSEGLLGGKFIKLTPGKSTSMIAAGGALGPSKNFKSIEEMVGQLIFLATTDNQPSAPPSPAAPRD, from the coding sequence ATGGGACGGAATCTGATCGAAACCATCATGGGTGCCGTGGTTCTGGCGGTGGCGGGCTTCTTCCTGGTCTTCGCCTATACCCACGCGAACCTCAAGAAGATCGAGGGCTACGAGATCACCGGCACCTTCGCCAGCGTCGGCGGCCTCGACACCGGCGCCGATGTGAAGATCAACGGCATCAAGGTGGGCACCGTGGCGGCCCAGACCCTGGACCCGGTGACCTATGACGCGGTGGTGAAGCTGTCCATCGCCCACGGCATCAGCCTGCCCAGCGATACGGTGGCCAGCGTGTCGTCCGAGGGGCTGCTGGGCGGCAAGTTCATCAAGCTGACCCCCGGCAAGTCCACCTCGATGATCGCCGCCGGGGGAGCCCTGGGGCCGTCCAAGAACTTCAAGTCCATCGAGGAGATGGTGGGGCAGTTGATCTTCCTGGCCACCACCGATAATCAACCGTCCGCGCCGCCGTCACCCGCCGCTCCCCGGGATTAG
- a CDS encoding DUF2155 domain-containing protein, with amino-acid sequence MRRVLVVAALVTAVAAQAQTPPAPMPVPTAPAAPAQPQMSGADLSFDTAVLQGLDKVTARVVTVEAPVGAPVHVGALEIIVRACKKRRPEDQPESAAFLDIWELHKDQPASALFRGWMFASSPALSAMEHPVYDIWVLDCRGKPVR; translated from the coding sequence ATGCGGCGAGTATTGGTGGTGGCGGCGTTGGTGACGGCGGTTGCGGCGCAGGCCCAGACACCTCCGGCTCCCATGCCGGTTCCGACCGCGCCTGCCGCTCCGGCTCAGCCCCAGATGAGTGGTGCCGACCTGTCCTTCGACACGGCGGTGCTGCAAGGCCTCGATAAGGTCACCGCCCGGGTGGTGACCGTGGAGGCGCCGGTGGGGGCGCCGGTCCATGTGGGGGCGCTGGAGATCATCGTGCGGGCCTGCAAGAAGCGCCGGCCCGAGGATCAGCCGGAAAGCGCCGCCTTCCTCGATATCTGGGAATTGCACAAGGATCAGCCGGCCTCGGCCCTGTTCCGCGGCTGGATGTTCGCCTCCAGCCCGGCGCTGTCGGCCATGGAGCATCCGGTCTACGACATCTGGGTTCTCGACTGTCGGGGCAAGCCCGTCCGTTAG
- a CDS encoding DMT family transporter, with protein MVAPRTWGLTAITMVAFAANSLLCREALRHTAIDPASFTLIRVASGAAILALLVRLRHGAARGGNWGSALALAGYAVAFSFAYLSLSAGTGALLLFGAVQMTMIGRGLMAGERFRPLQTVGLLLAVGGLVVLLLPGVTAPEPVGAGLMVVAGVAWGIYSLRGRRESDALAANAGNFLRGVPLAALACLAVVTVGEPRIDGPGLAYALASGGVASGLGYALWYVAVRGLPATHAATVQLSVPVITALAGAALLGESLSLRLALASLAVLGGIALVVVRRR; from the coding sequence ATGGTGGCGCCGCGCACCTGGGGGTTGACGGCGATTACCATGGTGGCCTTCGCCGCCAATTCCCTGCTGTGCCGCGAGGCCCTGCGCCACACCGCCATTGACCCCGCCAGCTTCACCTTGATTCGCGTTGCTTCGGGTGCCGCGATTCTGGCCCTGTTGGTCCGGCTGCGCCACGGCGCGGCGCGGGGAGGGAACTGGGGCTCGGCCCTGGCCCTGGCGGGCTATGCCGTGGCCTTCTCCTTCGCCTATCTGTCGCTGTCGGCCGGAACCGGCGCCCTGCTGCTGTTCGGTGCGGTACAGATGACCATGATCGGCCGCGGCCTGATGGCCGGGGAGCGTTTTCGGCCGCTCCAGACTGTCGGGTTGCTGCTGGCGGTCGGTGGGCTGGTGGTTCTGCTTCTGCCCGGCGTGACCGCGCCCGAGCCGGTGGGCGCCGGCCTGATGGTCGTGGCCGGCGTGGCCTGGGGCATCTATTCTCTGCGGGGGCGTCGGGAAAGCGATGCTTTGGCCGCGAATGCCGGCAATTTTCTGCGCGGCGTGCCTCTGGCGGCCCTGGCCTGTCTGGCCGTGGTGACGGTGGGCGAACCCCGGATCGATGGTCCGGGGCTGGCCTATGCCCTGGCCTCGGGCGGCGTGGCCTCGGGACTGGGCTACGCTTTGTGGTATGTGGCGGTGCGCGGCCTGCCGGCCACCCATGCCGCCACGGTACAGCTTAGCGTGCCTGTGATCACTGCCCTGGCCGGGGCGGCTCTGCTGGGAGAGAGCCTCAGTCTGCGCCTTGCCCTGGCGTCGCTGGCGGTGCTGGGCGGCATTGCCCTGGTGGTGGTGCGGCGGCGGTGA
- a CDS encoding NADH:ubiquinone oxidoreductase subunit NDUFA12: MATLGTLLFTWAKGKLVGTDAEGNRYYTERSEAKGRRTRRWVIYKGKAEASRVAPEWHAWLHYTSDKPLTDVVRQSWQKPHQPNKTGSAEAYLPPGHDLAGGQRDRATGDYEAWQP, from the coding sequence ATGGCGACGCTGGGCACCCTGCTTTTCACCTGGGCCAAGGGCAAGCTGGTTGGAACCGATGCCGAGGGCAACCGCTATTATACCGAACGCTCCGAGGCCAAGGGCCGCCGGACCCGGCGCTGGGTGATCTATAAGGGCAAGGCCGAGGCTTCGCGCGTCGCCCCCGAATGGCACGCCTGGCTGCACTATACCTCGGACAAGCCGCTGACCGACGTGGTCCGCCAGTCCTGGCAGAAGCCGCACCAGCCCAACAAGACCGGCTCGGCCGAAGCCTATCTGCCGCCGGGACACGATCTGGCCGGCGGCCAGCGTGACCGCGCCACCGGCGATTACGAGGCGTGGCAGCCCTGA